One region of Primulina tabacum isolate GXHZ01 chromosome 1, ASM2559414v2, whole genome shotgun sequence genomic DNA includes:
- the LOC142556923 gene encoding dirigent protein 22-like, giving the protein MGKLDISKSFLIFSLVYVAAISGAFAKTDASKGPEPVDKWFAGLKKSMVPKFKFIEIYIQDIRGVANQTVWLVAESNISSTSPTFFGQVYLADNILTTTPKFESTRLGRAQGFGAFSDLEVPALFYSWNLVFTSGKYQGSTLSVSGRNQVLDYSSEYSIVGGTGYFRMASGVAIGANFSPRDARGIAVLKYSLYFTHY; this is encoded by the coding sequence ATGGGAAAGCTTGACATAAGCAAGAGTTTCTTGATTTTCTCACTTGTCTATGTCGCAGCCATCTCGGGAGCCTTTGCCAAAACCGATGCATCCAAAGGCCCTGAACCCGTAGATAAGTGGTTCGCCGGTCTAAAGAAATCGATGGTGCCGAAGTTTAAATTCATCGAAATTTACATCCAAGATATTCGAGGAGTCGCCAACCAAACAGTGTGGTTAGTGGCAGAGTCCAACATCAGTTCCACTTCACCGACATTTTTCGGCCAGGTCTATCTTGCTGACAATATATTAACCACAACGCCCAAGTTCGAATCGACGAGACTAGGGCGGGCTCAGGGGTTCGGTGCTTTCTCTGACTTGGAAGTACCAGCTTTGTTTTATAGCTGGAACCTCGTGTTCACGAGTGGCAAGTACCAAGGGAGCACGCTGTCTGTTTCAGGGAGAAACCAAGTATTGGATTATTCGAGTGAGTACTCTATCGTTGGTGGCACCGGATATTTCAGGATGGCCAGTGGAGTTGCCATTGGGGCAAACTTTTCACCTAGGGATGCTCGTGGAATCGCTGTCCTCAAATACTCTCTCTATTTCACTCATTATTGA
- the LOC142539219 gene encoding putative pterin-4-alpha-carbinolamine dehydratase, chloroplastic, producing MNLTLPSMASPQCSLLSPLLRLPKNPPKYPQTSLPFVNPQYPFKIQAAGTDSTGDFGARDPFPQEIESNFGEKVLGYPSTEHKILIPNASALSLAQQECVSASQIQQPLSEYEAKQLLFKVVGWRLVHEEGSLRLQCLWKVRDSNCAEVLISRINRAIESTGLVPTLRIEDPNQVRAELWTSSIGGLSMNDFIVAAKIDEIKTSDLISRKRVWA from the exons ATGAACCTCACTCTCCCCTCAATGGCTTCCCCTCAATGCTCACTCTTGTCTCCCCTTCTTCGTCTTCCTAAAAACCCACCAAAGTACCCCCAAACCTCCCTCCCATTCGTCAACCCCCAATATCCATTCAAAATCCAAGCAGCGGGAACAGACTCGACGGGTGATTTTGGAGCGAGGGACCCGTTTCCGCAAGAAATAGAGAGCAATTTCGGGGAAAAAGTGCTTGGGTATCCCAGCACGGAGCACAAGATTTTGATCCCAAATGCTTCGGCTCTGTCTTTGGCTCAGCAAGAATGCGTTTCAGCTTCTCAAATTCAGCAGCCCTTGTCAGAATATGAAGCCAAGCAGCTGCTGTTCAAG GTTGTTGGTTGGAGACTTGTACATGAAGAAGGGTCTTTAAGGCTGCAATGTTTGTGGAAAGTGAGAGATTCAAACTGTGCAGAAGTACTCATCAGCCGGATTAACCGTGCAATAGAATCGACAGGGCTCGTTCCTACTCTTCGTATAGAGGATCCTAATCAAGTTAGAGCTGAACTGTGGACTTCGTCTATTG GAGGTCTGAGCATGAATGATTTCATTGTTGCTGCTAAAATAGATGAGATAAAAACATCCGATCTCATTTCCCGAAAGAGAGTTTGGGCTTAA
- the LOC142556922 gene encoding dirigent protein 2-like codes for MPKAAEPVEKWFKKLKKSTTPKFKIVEFYVQDIVSGEGQTVFPVGKANISFSSPTNFGIVVVADDRVTVGRDPKSPTLGRGQGIAALADLADRVLYLNVIFYFTEGRYKGSSVAVLGRDPMLVNSRELSITGGTGAFRSARGVTEIINCSPYSPTGYTCLKYVLYFSLF; via the coding sequence ATGCCTAAAGCCGCTGAGCCTGTAGAGAAGTGGTTCAAAAAGCTTAAGAAATCGACCACGCCGAAATTCAAGATCGTTGAGTTCTACGTTCAAGACATCGTGAGCGGCGAAGGACAGACTGTGTTTCCAGTAGGGAAAGCCAACATTTCTTTCAGTTCGCCTACAAATTTTGGCATAGTAGTTGTTGCGGATGATCGTGTGACCGTGGGACGTGATCCTAAGTCCCCGACGCTTGGCAGAGGACAAGGGATTGCCGCGTTGGCAGATTTGGCTGACAGAGTCTTGTACCTGAATGTTATTTTTTACTTCACTGAAGGGAGGTATAAGGGAAGCTCTGTCGCCGTATTGGGACGGGATCCGATGTTGGTGAATTCCCGCGAGCTATCTATAACTGGTGGTACCGGAGCTTTTCGATCGGCGCGTGGAGTAACTGAGATAATCAATTGTTCACCTTATAGTCCCACTGGCTATACTTGTTTGAAATACGTTCTGTATTTTTCTCTGTTTTAG